From Camelus dromedarius isolate mCamDro1 chromosome 12, mCamDro1.pat, whole genome shotgun sequence, the proteins below share one genomic window:
- the HBE1 gene encoding hemoglobin subunit epsilon, translating into MVLFTAEEKAAVTSLWGKVNVEEAGGEVLGRLLVVYPWTQRFFDSFGNLSSPSAIMGNPKVKAHGKKVLTSFGDAIKNMDNLKGAFAKLSELHCDKLHVDPENFRLLGNVMVIVLASHFGRDFTPDVQAAWQKLVAGVANALAHKYH; encoded by the exons ATGGTGCTTTTTACTGCCGAGGAGAAAGCTGCTGTCACCAGCCTGTGGGGCAAAGTGAATGTGGAAGAGGCTGGAGGCGAGGTTCTGGGCAG GCTCCTGGTAGTCTACCCCTGGACCCAGAGGTTCTTTGACAGCTTTGGCAACCTGTCCTCTCCCTCTGCCATAATGGGAAATCCCAAGGTCAAGGCCCATGGCAAGAAGGTGCTGACCTCCTTCGGAGATGCTATTAAGAACATGGACAACCTCAAGGGCGCCTTTGCTAAGCTGAGTGAGCTGCACTGTGACAAGCTGCACGTGGACCCTGAGAACTTTAGG CTCCTGGGCAACGTGATGGTGATCGTCCTGGCTTCTCACTTTGGTAGAGATTTCACCCCTGATGTGCAGGCTGCTTGGCAGAAGCTGGTGGCTGGTGTCGCCAATGCTCTGGCCCACAAGTACCATTGA
- the LOC135322589 gene encoding hemoglobin subunit epsilon-2-like → MGNPKVKAYDRKELTSFGNAVKHVDDLKGTSAKPSERHCDALPVDPENFRLLGNVILIILATHFSKEFTSQMQDA, encoded by the exons ATGGGCAACCCCAAGGTCAAGGCCTATGACAGGAAGGAGCTGACCTCCTTTGGAAATGCTGTTAAGCATGTGGATGACCTCAAGGGCACTTCTGCTAAGCCTAGTGAGAGGCACTGTGATGCATTGCCTGTGGATCCTGAGAACTTCAGA CTCCTAGGCAACGTGATTTTGATAATCTTGGCAACCCACTTCAGCAAGGAATTTACCTCACAGATGCAGGATGCCTGA
- the LOC105098019 gene encoding LOW QUALITY PROTEIN: olfactory receptor 51V1 (The sequence of the model RefSeq protein was modified relative to this genomic sequence to represent the inferred CDS: inserted 1 base in 1 codon; substituted 1 base at 1 genomic stop codon), protein MIVPVSPSMNTSSFLLSGFSGLEQQYPWISIPFSTIYAMVLLGNCMVLCVIWTEPSLHQPMFFFLAMLAVTDLCMGLSTVHTVLGILWGVIXEISLDFCIAQSYFIHGLSFMESSVLLTMAFDRYVAICNPLRYSSILTNFRIIKIGLTILGRSFLFITPPIIRLKCFHYCRAHILSHSFCLHQDLLRLACSDIRXNSYYALMLVICTLLLDAVLILFSYVLILKSVLAIASREERRKSFQTCISHLCAVLVFYIPIISLTMVHRFGKHLSPVVHVLMGNIYILFPPLMNPIIYSVKTQQIRSRMLRLFSLKIY, encoded by the exons ATGATTGTTCCAGTAAGCCCTAGCATGAAtacctcctccttccttctcagtgGATTTTCTGGTCTGGAGCAACAATACCCCTGGATCTCCATTCCCTTCTCCACCATCTATGCTATGGTGCTTTTGGGGAATTGCATGGTACTCTGTGTAATCTGGACTGAGCCGAGCCTGCACCAACCCATGTTCTTCTTTCTGGCCATGCTGGCTGTCACTGACTTGTGCATGGGGCTGTCCACTGTGCACACAGTGCTAGGGATCCTGTGGGGAGTCATTTGAGAGATCAGCCTGGATTTCTGCATTGCCCAGTCTTATTTCATCCATGGTCTTTCCTTCATGGAGTCCTCTGTTCTTCTTACTATGGCCTTTGACCGGTATGTTGCAATTTGCAATCCACTGCGTTATTCCTCCATCCTGACTAATTTCAGAATTATCAAAATTGGGCTCACCATATTAGGTAGGAGTTTCCTCTTTATTACACCCCCTATCATCCGTTTGAAATGCTTCCATTACTGCCGTGCCCACATCCTCTCTCACTCATTCTGCCTACACCAGGACCTTCTCCGCCTAGCCTGCTCAGACATCC TCAATAGCTACTATGCCCTCATGCTCGTCATTTGCACACTATTGTTGGATGCTGTTCTTATTCTCTTCTCCTATGTCCTGATTCTTAAGTCAGTGCTGGCAATCGCCTCTCGGGAGGAGCGGCGTAAGTCATTTCAGACCTGCATCTCCCACCTTTGTGCTGTCCTTGTGTTCTACATCCCTATCATTAGCCTAACAATGGTGCACCGTTTCGGCAAGCATCTGTCCCCAGTGGTTCATGTCCTTATGGGCAACATCTACATCCTTTTCCCACCTTTGATGAACCCCATCATCTACAGTGTCAAGACACAACAGATTCGTAGCAGAATGCTCAGactcttttctctgaaaatatattGA
- the LOC105097952 gene encoding LOW QUALITY PROTEIN: hemoglobin subunit epsilon-like (The sequence of the model RefSeq protein was modified relative to this genomic sequence to represent the inferred CDS: inserted 1 base in 1 codon) encodes MVHFTAEEXAAIASLWSKVNVEVARGERLGRLLVVHPWTQRFFDNFGNLYSESAIIGNPKIQAHGEKVLTSFGNAVKHMEDFKGTFAKLIELPCDKLHVDPENFRLLGNVLVVVLARHFGKEFTPDLQAAYQKVMVGVANALAHKYH; translated from the exons ATGGTGCATTTCACTGCTGAGG AGGCTGCCATTGCTAGCCTGTGGTCCAAGGTGAACGTGGAGGTGGCCAGAGGTGAGCGCCTGGG TAGACTCCTGGTCGTCCACCCATGGACCCAGCGTTTCTTTGACAATTTTGGCAACTTATACTCTGAGTCTGCAATAATTGGCAACCCCAAGATCCAGGCCCATGGCGAGAAGGTGCTGACCTCCTTTGGAAATGCTGTTAAGCACATGGAAGACTTCAAGGGCACTTTTGCTAAGCTGATTGAGTTGCCCTGTGACAAGTTGCATGTGGATCCTGAGAACTTCAGG CTCCTGGGCAACGTGCTGGTGGTTGTGCTGGCTCGTCACTTTGGCAAGGAATTCACCCCGGACCTGCAGGCTGCCTATCAGAAGGTGATGGTGGGTGTGGCCAATGCCCTGGCCCATAAGTACCACTGA
- the LOC105097953 gene encoding hemoglobin subunit beta: MVHLSGDEKNAVHGLWSKVKVDEVGGEALGRLLVVYPWTRRFFESFGDLSTADAVMNNPKVKAHGSKVLNSFGDGLNHLDNLKGTYAKLSELHCDKLHVDPENFRLLGNVLVVVLARHFGKEFTPDLQAAYQKVVAGVANALAHRYH; encoded by the exons ATGGTGCATTTGTCTGGTGACGAGAAGAATGCAGTCCATGGCCTGTGGAGCAAGGTGAAGGTGGACGAAGTTGGCGGTGAGGCCCTGGGCAG GCTGCTGGTTGTCTACCCCTGGACTCGGAGGTTCTTTGAGTCCTTTGGGGACCTGTCCACTGCTGATGCTGTCATGAACAACCCTAAAGTGAAGGCCCATGGCAGTAAGGTGCTAAACTCCTTTGGTGATGGCCTGAATCATCTCGACAACCTCAAGGGCACCTATGCTAAGCTGAGCGAGCTGCACTGTGACAAGCTGCACGTGGACCCTGAGAACTTTAGG CTCCTGGGCAACGTGCTGGTGGTTGTGCTGGCTCGTCACTTTGGCAAGGAATTCACCCCGGACCTGCAGGCTGCCTATCAGAAGGTGGTGGCGGGTGTGGCCAATGCCCTGGCCCACAGATACCACTAA